The genomic interval CGCGCCAAATCGGACGGTCTGGATCGCCGGTTTGCCTGTGCAGGCCCGTATCTGGAATGCCTTTGTGTATTACTTTGGGCTTTGGCCCATTTACATAGGACTTCCATCATTTCCATTGGAGCATGAGATTGTTTGGTACCAATGCAAAGCACACATAGTAGATACACAGAAAATATATGCGCACACATATGTTTGTGTCCACCTCTCCACCCCCCTAACACAACCAAAGAGTGAAGTACTTAATGTCACTAAATTCCTATGAAGTATCGTGGGTGCACTATATTTTATGGGCTTATGTTAGAGGAACTTTTGGGTTGCGATTTCTCCTTGAATCAAAAgctctataatttttttagattataagaAGTTGTAAttgtataataaaaaataaactaggaaagaaaaattagtttttgcagCTTCTCCATATTCTCATCAGTTGAATTCCTACCCCTGTTACTCATAATCTAAAACTCCTCCAAACAAAAATCATGCACTCACAACTCCACTCTCCACATTAACGTTCTGGATGAGATTACTGGTctatttggcacagctctagctccagctccacctctcctgtaactggagctcagccaaacagtttcatcTCTACCTAAAATAAGAGCGGGGTTAGGTAGAGTGCTTTTACAAAATGAACTAAATAGTTGAAGCTGAATTTAAACTTTAGACAGTTCCGCAACTCTACTCTAAACTCAACTCCTGaaactaaatttagaagttggagctctaccaaacatgcTAGGAGTAGTGTTGCTCTACCATGCATGTTTCTTCACAGCCGACGAGTGTAGCAATCCTACGCGGTACACAAAGCCTTTCACGAGAAACCGTAGTGACACGCAAAATTCTTGTGTTCAAAAGGGTGGTTGCATTGCAGGGTCAAAGGCTCATGCGTCATGGCGATCGACCACGATGCCTGCTTAAACAAATCAGTGAATCGTCAACTTAGTTTTAACCCCGAGTAGAATTCAACtgctttgattttgattttgacgGTGCAATCAGATCCCGAGTACTGTACTACTGTATGCATCCCTCGTTTATAGGGGCGACGTATTTCATTCGGCCGCGTAATCAATGCATTTCCTactctgaaagtctgaatttCTCAAGGACTGAAATCGAGCATGCATTTCTACTCGTCAGTTGACCTGCTCCTTCAACTTCAAACAGGCCTGGTAAAATGGTAATACTATAGTAGTACATGGTGTTCTCGATCttccagttaattaattaagaaacatCAAAATTCATGTTACATGATGTCACTAGTTAAGAAACTTAAACGGTCTTACTGGtacatatatattgatatcGGATGTCATGATCTTCTCGACCTCCCGATTAATTAAGAGACGAGACGTCGACGGTGGACTCAACTGTGCCGTGGAAATATATGCAGTCCCATAGTCGAATTCTGCTCGGATTGAAGTCGTACGTAATTAAGCCCTTGAATTTTGTCAAATCGAGTGGTTAGTTAGGACAAGCAGCTAGCCAAATCGATCAACAGGACGCCCTTTTCAGCTTCATATCCCAAGTGGGATTGCAATTGGGGTTCTAGGTTAAATTTCCAAGTAAACGATCAATCCAAGGATGTTCATAGAATTCAGAGTCTTAGCTAGGGAGTCTTGTGGTCGGCTTGGCTCCTTGATGAAGAACTGTCAGAGATTGAAGATAAAATTAAACCAGAGCTATATCTGAACACTCGATTAAAAGTTCATTCTTGTCCGTTCAAACAATGGAGAAAAAGTTCGTTCTTGTCTCTGCAAACTTGCAACCCCACAGCTTGAGATTACCACATTACGCATCAGACAAAAATGTTTGACATCGTAGTAAAGTATAGCTAGGTGTAGGTTTGGCGTTTGAACGCCTTGACTGATCAACTGTGGACGCGAGCTGATATCCATGCCGATTTGGTCAACGTTGGGCTGCAGCCGAAAGTAATACTAGTGATCATCAAGCCAATAAGTGAAAACTATCGCTAACCACTTCTAACCTACCTTCGCTTGCCTTCCAAATGGAAGTGTGTAACGCGTCTGACTTTTTCGCTAGCTAACTAATAATCGTAATCGATCGAAAAAAAAGTCAGCAGTCATGAATCTGCCGTACTTGACCGACGACTTTTGACATTGTATTGCTATATCCATGTCTTTGCTACTAGTAGCATGTGAAAGTGTTTGCTACTCTCTATCTATAAAAGCATTGTGCAAAGTGCAATCCATTATAGTTGTCAAAGCATTACAACTTTACAAGAAGCTACTCTTTACTCGTAGCGAGTTGAGCAAGGAGAGCTAGGTAGCTGCCATGACCATGACAGTGGccatgccgccgtcgtcgtcgtcgtcgaggagagGTGGGCTGCGAGGCCCGAGGCCGCTGCCGCTGaaggtgtcgtcgtcgtcgagggggtcgtcgccgtcgtcgtcggcgtcaaAGGGCGCATCCaagaaggcggcagcggcgccggtgaTCGTGTACGAGCACACGCCCAAGGTGGTGCACGCGCGGCCGCAGGAGTTCATGACCGTCGTGCAGCGGCTGACGGGcaagccaccggcggcgccgccgctgatgATGCCAGCGTACGACGCGCCGGCGATGGTCGAGCAGGGCGCGGCGGCAGcatgcggcgccggcggcgacccgcTGCTCCTCACCCTCGGCCAGCACcaggccgcggcgccggcgcagccTCCGGCGGTGCCGTCGCCGATGATGGCCGCCGGCATGCTGCTGTCGCCGGGTTTCATCTTCTCCCCGAACACCATGCAGTCCATCCAGGAGCTCAGCCCCTTGTTCTAAATCAAACCGTGAGTTCATGTAGAATTCATCTAGAATGTACGATGGTATAATTGTATAGTGCACAGCTCACGGCAGATTAAACTACAGGGAGAGTGTAAGCCAGTTAATTATCCGTGCTGTTTCGTGCAAAATTTTGCAAGCGAAATTGAAATTTTGCACGCACAGCGGTTTGCATGGTTGCACAAAGCTTGTAATTTTCATCATTTGTATAAGCAGTAGATCACTTGTAAATTTCTGTTTATCTGTTACCATGCATGGGAGCTTCCTGAGACAAGTATTCAtatatagggcctgtttagatccctgacaaaattttttaccctgtcacatcgaatatttggacaaatgtatggagtattaaatataaacgaaaaaaataactagttacacagattgcgtgtaaattacgagatgaatcttttgagcctaattgctccatgatttgacaatttgatgctacagtaaacatttgttaaagaCAGATTagttagacttaataaattcgtctcgcaatttacatgcggaatctctaatttgttttatttttagtctatgtttaatacttcaaatgtatatccgtaaatccgatgtgacacaccaaaacttttcaTATATGCCCCTAACATTTACCAATTTATCATTCACCGCCTGCTGtctaactgacatgtggggccccacGAAATTTTCAGTGGCAAATAAGTAAAATACAGTGTTCTTTTTTTCCCGCCTTATGAAACAGACTCATTTTGTTTGACCTGCTCCCAAATGCTCATGGCTATTTGAGATCACACCAGTGAATGGCGTTGCCGGCCCTACGAGGAAATCTTGAAAAAATATTGATTACAAGCTTTGGCACCGGCTGTAAGCATCGTTGTCTTATACAGATAAGCTGGAAGTTTTCAACGTTTCTTCCTCCCTggcatttatatatgttttgacGTCTTGAAGCAGATTTCGGAAGTATTCAATCCAGTTGCACATTGCTGATAGTAATGCGTTCATCATGACCAAACAAAACTGAAactgaattgttttttttttttggtagaaaTGTTATCATTTGAGAAATAGGCCTGGCTGTGAATTTCGGTGCAAATTTGACAGGCTATTTCAGGATAACAATGGAGCAGCTACGAGGGAAAACAATGACAAACGAAACATAAGAAGTGCAGTCTGCAGTTCAGCAACATTCCTATTCTGAGTGCATTGATCATATCACACAATCACAAAGCATATGCCACTGTATTCAGACTCACAGGTAGAAGTTGCCATTCAAAATACACACCATTTAGACAGAGCAGACGTGCAAACCAGATGCAACACTCCAGCATTTCGGCAACCGCGCAAACAAGATCAGATTCCATAGCTTACTATGATGTACACTCTACACAGAGCATGTCAGTTAGCTCCTGATTACAAGCTATTCACGCCTAGGTTTGAATAAACACACTATAAGACAAGCTCAAAGCTTCCAAATAAAAACATACAGCTCAAAAACTGTGCTTGggcaaaaaagtaaaaaaagaagaggaagaagatgtcAAAGAATGCAATACACACACTTACAATGAAGCCGTAAACAATGATTCCAGGTTCTGATTTATAGACAATATGCCCGGGAAGGTCGTTTCATTGCCGTGGGCTAGGCAGACGACGCCAGGGACTCAACATGGTGGATCTATCGAGCAACAGTAGGAAGCCAAGGAACGTAGTTGACAGACCGAAGGTATACCTGCGAAATATCCATGGGAACAGATTTGGTCTCGATTCAGAATAAAAAGGATAATGATATATTCATAACCAAGCCATCATATAAAATCTACCTGGCTGTAGAACTTCTGTTTCTCCAAAAGATTATCGAGAGCACCCACTGGGGCAAAGAGATACAATACTGTTAGTTTCTGATGGATAAACATAGCCAATGCTATTGGTATggaacacagagagagagagagaactttaGACAAATCGAAAAGGATCAATCATTAACTGCACGTTACGTTGGAAAGAAACAATCTGAAATATTTTATAGATTTCCTTCCAATTACAACTTCACATGTTGGCAAGCACACATTATAGAATTCCAGATATGGAATTGAGGTAGCATGCAACACATGTTACTGTGGTCATTACTCCCATACAAAACTGGGGCTCAAGTTTTTAGCAGTTGACCACATATAGCACATAAGCAAGTCTACAAATGAGTCCAGCGACAGTAAATCTAGATATGCCAAAGGACTAAAATGACTGACAATTAGATCTACTCAACTCAAGTGTACAACATAAGGAAAAACTTTGATAACCACAACTTAAATTTCCATTGTTGTACCAAGTACCAACTACAAATTGTTGTGTTACTGCTTTAATCTATAACAATGCAGTTATTCTACCCACCATATAGGTTGATTTCATCTACAGCTACCACAAGCAATTGTCTTACAAATGTAAGAATGCAATTTTATATCCCAACCGTCATTGATTTGGTGACATTTCATTTGGTTTTAGGCAGTAGTAGAAATGCTCCAACTAAATTCATCAATCTAAACTAATGAAACTACAAGTTCTCTGGATGTGCTACTCTCTAAATTTAGCATAAATGTGTCAAATGTGAACAACTTACTAACAGTGACCAATGTGAGCAAACTTAATTATACCTTACAAACCCCTAGCACCGAGAAGCTTCGTGGTGAGGCAGCCACCTTCTTGGCTTTCTGTTCAGCAACCACCTCCCGGCAcagccgccgcgccatcgcccTCGCCATCACCAGCTGAGCTCTCTCTGCTCGCAATGCTGCGATTTCCCTCCGCATTGCCGCCCTGTCCGCCTCCAGAGCCTCCACCCTGGCGTACAATCCCCCTGCAGCTGCATTGCCCTCCCCCATGAACTCCCCAACAACCACCGCCCCGGACACCTTCGTCGTGGAGCTCGCGCACCTCACATCCACCGTGTACTCGAACTCCTTCTCCACAGGGGTGAATTGCTCTTCCTCATCATCGTCGACCATGGCTTTCACCTCCATGCCACTGATTgagtcgccgccgctgcttccaTCTGTCTGTAGCGCGGCCGTGTCGATCTGCTCTACCTCTTCGCCATCTTCCTCGtcgtgctgctcctcctcgccgtcgtcggagaaGGAATCAGGGTCGATCCCGTGGGACTGGAGGCGGGAGTGGTaggaggcggcgaggtcggAGAGCGAGGCGAGCTCTTCCTGTACCTCGCGCTCGCGATCCTCGCGGCCCTCGGCGTACCGCCGGAACTGGCGGGCCTCCATCTGCGCGGCCGCCTTCTCCCGCTGCAGCCGCTCGATCATGAGCATGGCCTCGCTGGTCGCCGTCTCCGCCGACGCCCGCTCCGCATCCAGCTCGGCCTGCAactcccgcgccgcctcctccgcggcctCCTTCTCGCcccgcagccgcgccgccgcctcctccagctcctccagCCGCCGGATCAGCTccggcgcctcccctccccacgCCTTCGGCGACAGCTCCGGCGATCGCGCGGGAGGCCGCCGCTTCACCGACCGCcgggacgacggcgatgggTCGCCGATTGGATCCATGGAGGCATCTATATATCCAGCGAGGTTCGATCCCCCAATCCCCAACCCcaccctcaccgccgccgctgccgccggcgagcgaaGCAAACGAAGCGAAGCGAAGCAGCGGCCGCTGCTGCTCGGAAGGGGAAAGGCAGTGGCGTCTGGTTGGAAGCGAGTCGAGCCAGGTTGGAATTTGACGCGAACCGGAtcaaactaattttaataaacTAATCAAATAACAATTGAATTTGTGTCGTACTCGATTAATTTGGCATTAGATTGGTGAGCTTTCCACGTCGTGGTTGGATAAACAAACTGTTTGTGTGTGTCCCTGGAAGCGAAAGGCTCGGTGAGATTGAAACAGCGGCTGTTACGATTAATGATCCGTTTTGATTAAGCTTGGTGGGCCCGGGATTAGGGGAGCGCAGAAGGTGTAGTAATACTAGTTGGGTTGTGTGCGTGGGTGGGGGTTATGATTCTACGTGCGCGGCCACTACCCGTGGAAATCGTGGAAGGGAATTTTTTGCGGCGAAATGGTGGGAGAATTCGAGCGAATTTACCCTGCCGTGGCAGATaaccacaaaaacatttttCCGTGGAATCGTAGAAAGTATCACACGCGCGTATGTGTCATACTGGCATCTACTGTACGATCTAACTTGTTGACTGAAGCCACTTCATAAGACACTCACCTTTCAATGAAGGATACTCTCGGTAGTTAGACACTTCAAAAGTTAAGGGTATTATACGAAGATATTGCAGCCCACAACATGTGTCCTCCTAGCTCACAGAGCCACTTGTGATATTTTTCCTATCCTACCCATGTGCCACTCCCTCGCTGCTCTCTTCTTCCGCTtgcatctctctccctccgccggTCGTCTTTGCCCCAGCGCGCCACAACCGCTCTCCCTCTACTCGTCGCCGCTAGTGGCCGACGATGAGCGGAAGACGTCGATCGTCGCCGTCCTCGGATCTGGTGGGCCCTTCCCATCCCCGCGGCGTTGGTGGCCAACATACGGCGCGCGCGGGGCCATCCCTCTTCCTCCACCGTCCTCAAGTCATCACCGTCACAAATCCGCCGGCTCCTCCTCACTGTTGTGTGACTCCTGCCTACTCTCAGTGACGAGGCCAAGGGTGAGATAGGAAATTTGTGATGCAGGAGCGTGTTCACGAGCAATGTGGTCGTCCAACGCTTATCCTCGATCAGTGGCTTACTCTCGAGAAAAGAGAAGTTGAGGAGTTAGAGGCGTGCATTCTCCTCCTATGAGTCGTGCCTCCTtccacggcacggcacggcacggcccggcccggcgACGGAAGTAAGGCGACCGTCGTGTttatgtttagatccaaagtttttcttcaaactttcaacttttccatcacatcaaaatttttctacacacaaattttcaactttttcatcacatcgttccaattttaaccaaacttttaattttagcttgAACTAAATACAAGCGACGTTTGCGAAGGCAGGGGTGTCGTACTCTTGTTACCCCCGAAGAAACCAACAGGATCGGTGTCGTGCTTGCTACGCGGCGACGGCTTGCGTGAACTACGTGTTCCCTTCGTACCATCTGCCGCCCAAGAATATGCCGTttcgtggattttttttttttttttttggaaaacccCGTTTCGTGCCTTATTCCATGCAAATTCTCATTCTTCTTGGACCACCCAGTACTCACACCGTATCCTACAAGTAGAAATAAGTGTATGCCACTGCAATACTCCCCGGTCCCCCTACATTTTTCTTTGCAGTTTTTCTGATAGGATTTTCTTTGCAATTAGGAGTGACAACAGTGGCAAAGAAACCAGCACTCGCACAAGGGACTATATATTGGAATTtcatacatactccctccgtcaaaaaaaaaatctaattctatatctaattaaaaaatatgtaaagctTCCTGGAAGATTTTTCGTCCGTCATTGTCTATTATCTGCtacacgattttttttttcaaactaaatgGACTAAACCTTAGTTTCGCTTGTTTAGGATAGGCTTGATTCGAGCTCAATACAAAACGGATTTGCTCCAATTCTTAGGAAAAcagaaagaggaggagatgaggaTAGAAACCTCTCACTCAATTTTAAATTATCTCTAAGAATACGGTCGGATTTTACCGAGGAAGAGGTTTCAGGCGTCACCTGGCGCCCGAGGGAATCCGGACGGATTTAAGTTTAGGGACGACACGCAATGGGCCCACATGATAGTGAGCGGAAGAGCTGGGGACACAAATTAGACTTTCCGTTTCTTACTGAGCCAACATGCGCTTGCGGGctgaggaggaggtgaggagaaAGGAGAAAAGTGGGCTGCATGGGATACCAATTAGACTTATGGTTTCTTACTGGGCCAAACCTGCACTTGCGGGCtaaggcggaggagaggagaaggggctGCCGGTTGAGGAAGGAAATGGGCTGAAAATGGCCCATAAAGGGggaggatttttatttaaataatactGAAATATAATTTGTACTAAAATTTCAgatagtataattaatcatggataaTTTAACAAAAAGTAAATCCAACtatgtaattttatttctaaCACTTACTTTACTGTAAATTAATTCaattatatacctacctacTTAGAAATACCCTAGTATTCCgaaaaatttgtattttaattaattaaataatgtattttttttctatttttttctcaattttcttgtcttttcatcctgttgcaacacacgggcattCTTCTAGTCTACGAATGACACATATTCATCCATATTCATCTCTAGAATTGGACTTTtttctgggacagagggagtatgctTGACGTAAAACAATCATATGTAATTagaataggaaaaagtacgaattaccccctggaACAATTGTGGTCGACTGAATTACCCCTCTAAACCCGAAAGCCAGATACcactcaccctgaactttcaataccggacgaattaccctcctcgaCCTAATCCAaagtggttttgtcctacgtggcatacgcAACCCAGTCAgcatttcttttcttaaaacatggtggggtccacctgtcatactctctcacatccttttcctcttcctctctctgtcTGGCATCGTTAGGCGCGGCCGCGCGAGCGTAGGCCGAGCGGCGCGCGATAGCGGGTGGTGGGCGGCAGCGTGGGACGTCGGCGGCCACAGCTGCAGCCGAGGCAGAGGCAGAGTGGGGTGGACCGTGGACGTGGTGGCTGGGACGACCGCTTGGGCTTCACCGGCGAAGGCGGCTTCTCCCCTGCCGCCTGCTCCGGCTTTCCTACCGCGCCATCGCCTCCGCTGCAAGCTGCAAATGCGGATGCCAACAACGACCCGACCACGCTCGAGCGGCATCGGGAAGAGGACacgaaggaggagaagaggcaCACGCGAGAGGAGATGGTCGCAGAGGAGGAGGTCGTTCTCGCGCTCGCCGCAACACCCTCCCGGCCGCTCGTCGCTTTCGCCTTGCGCACCTAGTCGCGTCCCTCGCTGCACTTGCCTCGCCCTCCTAGCCCACCATtgctcgtctctctctctctctctctctctcggcggTGCACGGGAGTGGGTGCCAGCGCGAGACACGGAGGCGAAGGCCAGGGCtggatggcgagcggcggcgtgcACGGCTAGGTGGCTTCGACCAGCGGCGAGCGTGACAAGGACGGGCGCGACCGACGTGGAGGGGTGCGAAGGCAGGATGTCGGCTGCCACaaccgcggcggaggcggaggtggagaacGCCGGGATGGAGTGGGtggggtggaggtggtggtggtacgGGTGAAgcctcgccgacgccggtgTCAGGATGCTTCAGTCGGTGGCGAGCGGCAACAGGCGCGGCTAATAgtggggcggcaatggcggtgaGGCTCGCCTTGTCGGTGTTCGTATCACCTCACGCCCGCCGGCCGGTTCCCCCTAGTAACATACTGAAAATTTGCTATTTTCTAAatatgcatcatgccgattcttatgtttttaataacttcctaaacctaagaaattataattaaagggacctcctaaaactaacaTGCATAAAACCCCTCTTTAGTATTTAAAATCTTTCgtggttttattaaaaaaaattgatcttgtTAAATCGAGGTATTctctttaatttgattttgcATCTTAAACCTTCTTTTGACCAAAATTtcctttattcaaatttagtttaaaaatcatttttacctTTATGAActatggtccaagaaatcctccaACACTACCTTTGAACCTAAACCGAAGCAATTCCAAtcttattggaattaattgtcgaCCCATCCTTTGATTTCAAACATATTCTTATTTATTGCCAAAtattcaagttcctccttttgatctagccacTAATTTAATTCCTGTGGCTTGGTTCCCTCCTTGGCACAAGAATAAAATTATTACGAATATtatgaataattgctcttgtgctaagaaaatagaCTCTATCCCTCCGCCCCAAATCCAAAACCTTATTTAGCCCATGTCTAATTCTTTAAATTTCATACGACATATCTTGGGCTAAAATTCTATtcattgtactccctccatattccCTCCACATACtcaaaaatattcaaatctaGAGCCATATTATTTATGGTGTTGAATACTTTGAATTTCTATTTGAGTGCATTAAATAAACTCCCTCTccaaaatattgcactcaaaccAATTAGAGAAATATTTCTTTTGGAAATTATATTCAAATATAGTTTCCTTTTAAACTCTCTTAGTCAATTTTccttcaaattcaaactatcaAATCCTTTCCGAGACCTAGCTATCTAAATTCCCTTCAAACACAAATACTTCTCTAAATCCAATTTATTCAAACCCCTAGGGAAAATTAGACTtccttatttttgtttttgggcCGAATTCTCCTTCTTTCTTACTCGGCCCAGGCCGGCCCAGTTAGCtgagccgccgcctctctccctgtgggcgccgccaccgccgagcgcCATGGGCGCGTGTatgcactgccgccgccgcccacagcgctttgctgccgccgtcgtcttgCCTTCGACGCTAAGAAATCGCCGCCCAACGTCAGCGCCACCTCATGCCACTGACGTCAGCCGCCGAGCCGAACCGCCTTCGCCGGCCAATCGGCAGACAGAACCGGCGCAGTGTCCTTCTCCACGCCGCCGTCATCGAGTCTTTGTCtttctcgtcttcctcctccaaacCGACCTTGGAAACCGACCATCGCCGCCTATAAATAGCCTGCAACCCCTCCCATTTTCTTCACACAAGCCGAGCTCCTCgagctctcttctctctctccggccatGTCCGGCCATTGCCGCCACCActcgatctccctcaccggtGCATTACAGACCAAACCCTCGCGCCACCGTGCTTGTCTCGACTAGGTGAACCCATTTTTCTAGTTTCCGCTCTCCCTTAGCCATCCTATAAGCCACTATA from Oryza glaberrima chromosome 3, OglaRS2, whole genome shotgun sequence carries:
- the LOC127766438 gene encoding uncharacterized protein LOC127766438, which encodes MTMTVAMPPSSSSSRRGGLRGPRPLPLKVSSSSRGSSPSSSASKGASKKAAAAPVIVYEHTPKVVHARPQEFMTVVQRLTGKPPAAPPLMMPAYDAPAMVEQGAAAACGAGGDPLLLTLGQHQAAAPAQPPAVPSPMMAAGMLLSPGFIFSPNTMQSIQELSPLF
- the LOC127766792 gene encoding myosin-binding protein 7-like, translated to MDPIGDPSPSSRRSVKRRPPARSPELSPKAWGGEAPELIRRLEELEEAAARLRGEKEAAEEAARELQAELDAERASAETATSEAMLMIERLQREKAAAQMEARQFRRYAEGREDREREVQEELASLSDLAASYHSRLQSHGIDPDSFSDDGEEEQHDEEDGEEVEQIDTAALQTDGSSGGDSISGMEVKAMVDDDEEEQFTPVEKEFEYTVDVRCASSTTKVSGAVVVGEFMGEGNAAAGGLYARVEALEADRAAMRREIAALRAERAQLVMARAMARRLCREVVAEQKAKKVAASPRSFSVLGVCKWVLSIIFWRNRSSTARYTFGLSTTFLGFLLLLDRSTMLSPWRRLPSPRQ